In Juglans regia cultivar Chandler chromosome 13, Walnut 2.0, whole genome shotgun sequence, the following proteins share a genomic window:
- the LOC108989745 gene encoding pentatricopeptide repeat-containing protein At2g15690, mitochondrial-like has translation MALLMAIRRARGRIESSFFKVRLANPSHFTFNRSSNNNQTLSTSAIPDDYHRPSPPPQQQQQKAPFRGFQNQGQFKPSFQQPRTPKQWNNLNQGYPPVQNPNQWTQRVQSPNRDQVVEDQTPVSSPPPPSIEDLIRFCETGKVKEAIELMEQGVKADWNCFHRLFDHCAESKSYEYAKKVHDLLLQSTCRGDVQLNNKVIEMYGKCGGMTDARRVFDHMPDRDMQSWHLMINGYADNALGDDGLHLFEQMRQLGLKPTRETFLAVFSACASADAVEEAFIHFKSMKDECGIDPGFEHYMGLLGVLGKCGHLNEAEELIEGLPFEPMAEVWETLRNYARIHGDVDLEDRTEELMVALDPSKAVANKIPTPPPKKRTAISMLDGKNRISEFRNPALYKDDEKLKASIGMKEAGYVPDTRYVLHDIDQEAKEQALLYHSERLAIAYGLISTPARTPLRIIKNLRICGDCHNAIKIMSKIVGRELIVRDNKRFHHFKDGKCSCGDYW, from the coding sequence ATGGCGTTGCTCATGGCCATCCGGCGGGCCCGAGGCCGAATAGAATCCTCTTTCTTTAAGGTACGCCTAGCAAACCCTTCTCATTTCACCTTCAATcgcagcagcaacaacaatcAAACCCTAAGCACCTCAGCAATCCCAGATGACTATCATAGGCCCTCCCCACCACcgcaacagcagcagcagaaaGCACCGTTTAGGGGCTTTCAGAACCAGGGACAGTTTAAACCAAGTTTTCAGCAACCCAGGACCCCAAAACAATGGAACAATCTAAACCAAGGTTATCCACCGGTCCAAAATCCTAATCAGTGGACCCAACGGGTCCAAAGCCCTAACCGAGACCAGGTTGTTGAGGACCAAACCCCGGTTTCTTCTCCCCCCCCACCTTCGATTGAAGACCTCATTCGGTTTTGCGAAACGGGGAAGGTTAAGGAAGCTATTGAACTGATGGAGCAAGGGGTTAAAGCTGATTGGAACTGCTTCCATAGGTTGTTTGACCATTGTGCCGAATCAAAATCTTACGAGTATGCCAAAAAGGTTCATGATTTATTGTTACAGTCGACTTGTCGGGGTGATGTTCAGTTGAACAATAAGGTGATCGAAATGTATGGGAAATGTGGAGGCATGACGGATGCGCGGAGAGTGTTTGATCATATGCCTGATCGGGATATGCAGTCTTGGCATTTGATGATCAATGGGTATGCGGATAATGCGTTGGGTGATGATGGGTTGCATTTGTTTGAGCAGATGAGGCAGCTTGGTTTGAAACCCACGAGGGAGACTTTTCTTGCAGTCTTTTCAGCTTGTGCTAGTGCGGATGCCGTGGAGGAAGCGTTTATACATTTTAAGTCAATGAAGGATGAGTGTGGAATCGATCCAGGGTTTGAGCATTATATGGGGCTTCTAGGTGTACTTGGGAAGTGTGGGCATCTTAATGAAGCAGAGGAGCTGATAGAGGGACTTCCATTTGAGCCCATGGCAGAGGTTTGGGAGACTTTGAGGAATTATGCTCGGATTCATGGAGATGTTGATCTTGAAGACCGGACTGAGGAGTTGATGGTTGCTCTTGATCCATCAAAGGCTGTTGCTAACAAGATCCCTACCCCTCCACCCAAAAAGCGCACTGCAATCAGCATGCTTGATGGGAAGAATAGAATCAGTGAATTTCGAAACCCAGCTCTCTACAAGGATGATGAAAAGCTGAAGGCATCCATTGGGATGAAAGAAGCCGGTTATGTGCCGGACACGAGATATGTTCTTCATGACATCGATCAAGAGGCCAAGGAGCAGGCCTTGCTGTATCATAGTGAGCGTTTGGCAATTGCATATGGTCTGATCAGTACTCCAGCAAGGACGCCTCTTAGGATCATCAAGAACCTCCGTATCTGCGGTGACTGTCATAATGCCATCAAGATCATGTCCAAGATCGTTGGGAGGGAACTAATTGTTAGGGACAATAAACGGTTTCATCATTTCAAAGATGGCAAATGTTCTTGTGGGGATTACTGGTGA
- the LOC108989725 gene encoding uncharacterized protein LOC108989725 yields the protein MCRALRAKNKFGFINGTLTKPTDLTDPLYDAWERCNDLVVSWLHNSINPTLKSSIALVDNAQQIWTELKDRFTQQNGHRIFQLKKALTGLQQDTDSVSVYFGKLKTIWDELIIYDPMPNCSCGKLVVLLDRYKRDCVIQFLMGLNDSYNITRDQIMLLDPLPPINKKFSMIQQQEMHHLVLHGQPSADSMALVVNQPYPPYKPFSRPTQPPKRDRPFCTHYKIQGHTLDNCFKVRNAQAPICKHCHLKGHLADKCYKVHGYPPGHKSLSWLSFWGKRLQAARSQL from the coding sequence ATGTGCAGAGCTCTTCGTGCCAAGAACAAATTTGGTTTCATTAATGGAACCTTGACCAAACCAACAGACCTTACTGACCCTCTCTATGATGCTTGGGAGAGATGCAATGACTTGGTAGTCTCCTGGCTTCACAATTCCATTAACCCAACCCTCAAATCCAGTATTGCATTAGTGGATAATGCACAACAAATCTGGACTGAACTCAAAGACAGATTCACTCAACAAAATGGGCATCGAATTTTCCAGCTCAAAAAGGCTCTCACAGGTTTGCAACAAGACACTGATTCAGTTAGTGTTTATTTTGGAAAACTCAAAACCATTTGGGATGAACTCATCATCTATGATCCTATGCCTAATTGTTCTTGTGGCAAACTTGTTGTACTTCTTGATAGATATAAAAGGGATTGTGTAATACAATTCCTCATGGGCTTAAATGATTCTTATAACATTACCCGTGACCAAATCATGTTGCTAGATCCCTTGCCTCccataaacaaaaaattttctatGATTCAACAACAAGAAATGCACCATCTAGTCCTTCATGGCCAACCTTCAGCTGATTCAATGGCCCTTGTTGTGAATCAGCCATACCCACCTTATAAGCCATTTTCCAGACCAACCCAGCCTCCCAAACGTGACAGACCCTTTTGCACTCACTACAAAATTCAAGGTCATACTCTGGACAACTGCTTCAAAGTAAGAAATGCTCAAGCACCTATTTGCAAACACTGTCATTTGAAAGGACATCTAGCAGACAAGTGCTACAAAGTGCATGGTTATCCACCTGGGCATAAATCCCTTTCTTGGTTATCCTTTTGGGGTAAAAGGCTACAAGCTGCTAGATCTCAACTCTAA
- the LOC108989726 gene encoding uncharacterized protein LOC108989726, producing MRELAEVMTVKCVAKFLSRRGDQDLLDRFFLMAWAFWYRHNKMVIEHIKLEPLQVVNHALNLQCSLNVPRVDPSLKVNKMCCWNAPPCGFFYLNVDGAIFFYIHKAGVGAVVRDEKGNVVLVVNKIEHESDSLLMVEALQAREDSLSPQGNLLQDVKRILKNFDDFQVQHVLRMGNQVAHQLARYAWKVTYVEMCIGSVAMCASQSVWLDQFYL from the exons ATGAGGGAGTTAGCTGAAGTCATGACTGTAAAATGTGTAGCAAAGTTTCTGTCGAGGAGAGGGGATCAAGATTTGCTTGATAGGTTTTTCCTTATGGCATGGGCTTTCTGGTATAGGCACAATAAGATGGTCATTGAGCATATTAAGTTGGAACCTTTGCAAGTTGTTaaccatgctttaaatttgCAATGTTCTCTTAATGTCCCTAGAGTTGATCCATCTCTTAAGGTGAATAAGATGTGTTGTTGGAATGCTCCTCCTTGTGGTTTTTTCTATCTAAATGTAGATGgtgcaatatttttttacattcacaAAGCTGGTGTTGGTGCTGTTGTAAGGGATGAAAAGGGGAATGTGGTTTTGGTAGTCAACAAGATAGAGCATGAA AGTGATAGTCTGCTTATGGTTGAAGCTTTACAAGCAAGGGAGGACTCTTTATCACCTCAGGGTAATCTGCTGCAGGATGTAAAGAGAATACTGAagaattttgatgattttcagGTCCAGCATGTGTTGAGGATGGGAAATCAAGTTGCTCATCAATTGGCAAGATATGCTTGGAAAGTTACATATGTGGAGATGTGCATAGGCTCTGTCGCAATGTGTGCTTCTCAATCTGTTTGGTTGGatcaattttatttgtaa
- the LOC108989742 gene encoding uncharacterized protein LOC108989742 has product MGGPSLDTLKPTTIKFLCSYGGKILPRYPDGKLRYLGGETRVLAVDRSISFSELLLKLGELCGTSVSLRCQLPSEDLDALVSITSDEDLANLIEEYDRAASPPSSLKIRAFLSLAKSAKKIISPLPSSSSASSLSKSSSSSSSSHSPTGSSSRFLVPVVDRYSRQIPAPVAYQKSAPKIHPHCAYHAHGNPRQIYLIHNGNHWQ; this is encoded by the exons ATGGGCGGACCTTCACTTGACACCCTCAAGCCTACCACTATCAAATTTCTCTGTAGCTATGGCGGCAAAATCCTTCCCCGTTATCCCGACGGAAAACTCCGGTATCTTGGTGGCGAAACCAGAGTCCTCGCCGTTGACCGTTCCATCTCATTTTCTG AGCTGTTATTGAAGCTGGGGGAATTGTGCGGGACGTCTGTGAGCCTTCGTTGCCAATTGCCTTCAGAGGACCTTGACGCTCTGGTGTCGATCACGTCCGATGAAGATCTTGCTAACCTCATCGAGGAATACGACCGAGCGGCATCGCCACCGTCGTCTCTGAAGATCAGAGCGTTCCTATCGCTGGCCAAATCcgccaaaaaaatcatttctcctCTTCCTTCGTCGTCGTCGGCTTCATCTTTATCGAAatcgtcgtcgtcgtcttcgTCGTCTCACAGTCCCACCGGTTCCTCTTCTAGATTTTTGGTGCCGGTGGTCGATAGGTACTCCCGCCAGATCCCGGCGCCTGTAGCTTATCAGAAATCGGCACCGAAGATTCATCCTCACTGTGCGTACCATGCTCATGGAAATCCTAGGCAGATTTATCTCATCCACAACGGGAACCACTGGCAATAA